TTCCGGCAGGGCGGACTGGTACGCACGCACGAGTTCGGAACGCACGGAATCGGGGAAGGCGTTGAGGTCGCGCCGCACCAGGCGAATGAGGTCACGCTTGCGGTCCGGCAGCGCGAAGAACGCGGCCGTGAGGCGACGCAGGCGGGCGCGTGCCGTGCCGGTGGACTCCGCGGCGTGCCGGAAGAGCCCGCCCTTCTCGGCGAAGTCGCGGCGGAGCATCCCGGCGTAGAGCGCCTCCTTGCCAGCGAAGTGGTGGTAGAGCGCGCCCTTGGTCACCGACGCCGAGCGTGCGATCCGATCCATCGTCACATCCGCGTAGTTCCGCTCCAGGAAGAGCCCTTCGGCGGCGTCGAGAATGTGCGCGACGGTCGTTTCGGCCTTCGTCATGAGCACGGCGGCTCCCTTCGGGAAGCGGTGTGCGACCGGGATCCGGGCCCGGCACGCCTCCCGGGCCGGGTGTGCGACCGGGAGGGTACATACCGACTGGTCGGTATGTACCCATATTCCGCCTCTCCTCCCTCTGAGTCAAGCCCTTTTGGGGTGTTGCGGTGATTGTTGGTGGCTGGCGGGAGGGCCGTCGGTTCCGCTCTGGCTGACGGGAATCGCTAGCCCCGGAAGCGGTTCTGGTTGTGCCACTCCAGATTCTCGCGAGAGGGCTGCCGGGCGCCTTCCCGAGGGACGGCCAGTTCGTGGCCATGAAGGCCTTCATGGGTTGCGAGAGGTGTCGCCCAGGGCCATCGCCCTCCCCCTCTCTATGCTTATCCTGCGACCCGCGCAGCA
Above is a genomic segment from Gemmatimonadota bacterium containing:
- a CDS encoding TetR/AcrR family transcriptional regulator, with protein sequence MTKAETTVAHILDAAEGLFLERNYADVTMDRIARSASVTKGALYHHFAGKEALYAGMLRRDFAEKGGLFRHAAESTGTARARLRRLTAAFFALPDRKRDLIRLVRRDLNAFPDSVRSELVRAYQSALPEPVQRIVEDGIRSGELSPGDARLLAWSFVAIVEVTMGPHARRVFPDDDARLDHVLNLFFSGAAGFQPSPTTPPTTE